A window of the Eulemur rufifrons isolate Redbay chromosome 6, OSU_ERuf_1, whole genome shotgun sequence genome harbors these coding sequences:
- the SF1 gene encoding splicing factor 1 isoform X10, with amino-acid sequence MATGANATPLDFPSKKRKRSRWNQDTMEQKTVIPGMPTVIPPGLTREQERAYIVQLQIEDLTRKLRTGDLGIPPNPEDRSPSPEPIYNSEGKRLNTREFRTRKKLEEERHNLITEMVALNPDFKPPADYKPPATRVSDKVMIPQDEYPEINFVGLLIGPRGNTLKNIEKECNAKIMIRGKGSVKEGKVGRKDGQMLPGEDEPLHALVTANTMENVKKAVEQIRNILKQGIETPEDQNDLRKMQLRELARLNGTLREDDNRILRPWQSSETRSITNTTVCTKCGGAGHIASDCKFQRPGDPQSAQDKARMDKEYLSLMAELGEAPVPASVGSTSGPASTPLASAPRPAAPANNPPPPSLMSTTQSRPPWMNSGPSESRPYHGMHGGGPGGPGGGPHSFPHPLPSLTGGHGGHPMQHNPNGPPPPWMQPPPPPMNQGPHPPGHHGPPPMGKSVPGKYACGLWGLSPTSRKRYDAAAAYGHDATTAATSQWAAPAPALWSSSPMATAAAAASATPSAQQQYGFQYPLAMAAKIPPRGGDGPSHESEDFPRPLVTLPGRQPQQRPWWTGWFGKAA; translated from the exons ATGGCGACGGGAGCGAACGCCACGCCGCTGG ACTTCCCCAGTAAGAAGCGGAAGAGGAGCCGCTGGAACCAAGACACAATGGAACAGAAGACAGTGATTCCAGGAATGCCTACAGTTATCCCCCCTGGACTTACTCGGGAACAAGAAAGAGCTTATATAG TGCAACTGCAGATAGAAGACCTGACTCGTAAACTGCGCACAGGAGACCTGGGCATCCCCCCTAACCCTGAGGACAG GTCCCCTTCCCCCGAGCCCATCTACAACAGTGAGGGGAAGCGGCTTAACACCCGAGAGTTCCGCACCCGGAAAAAACTCGAAGAGGAACGGCACAACCTCATCACAGAGATGGTTGCTCTCAACCCTGATTTCAAGCCACCTGCAGATTACAA ACCTCCAGCAACACGTGTGAGTGATAAAGTAATGATTCCACAAGATGAATATCCGGAAATCAACTTCGTGGGGCTGCTAATTGGGCCCAG AGGGAACACCCTGAAGAACATAGAGAAGGAGTGCAACGCCAAGATTATGATCCGGGGGAAAGGGTCTGTGAAAGAAGGGAAGGTTGGGCGCAAAGATGGCCAGATGTTGCCGGGAGAAGATGAGCCACTTCATGCCCTGGTCACTGCCAATACAATGGAGAATGTCAAAAAGGCAGTAGAGCAG ATCAGAAACATCCTGAAACAGGGTATCGAGACCCCAGAGGACCAGAACGATCTACGGAAGATGCAGCTTCGGGAGTTGGCTCGCTTGAATGGGACCCTTCGGGAAGATGATAACAG GATCTTAAGACCCTGGCAGAGCTCAGAGACCCGCAGCATCACCAACACCACAGTGTGTACCAAGTGTGGAGGGGCTGGCCACATAGCATCAGATTGCAAATTCCAAAG GCCAGGTGACCCCCAGTCAGCTCAGGATAAAGCACGGATGGATAAAGAATACTTGTCCCTCATGGCTGAACTGGGTGAAGCGCCTGTACCAGCATCTGTGGGCTCCACCTCTGGGCCAGCCTCCACACCCCTGGCCAGTGCACCTCGGCCTGCTGCTCCTGCCAACAACCCTCCTCCACCG TCTCTTATGTCTACTACCCAGAGCCGCCCGCCCTGGATGAATTCTGGCCCTTCAGAGAGTCGGCCCTACCATGGCATGCACGGAGGTGGTCCTGGCGGGCCTGGAGGCGGCCCCCATAGCTTCCCACACCCATTACCTAGCCTGACAGGTGGGCATGGTGGACATCCCATGCAGCACAACCCTAACGGACCCCCACCCCCTTGGatgcagccaccaccaccaccgatGAACCAGGGCCCCCACCCACCTGGGCACCATGGCCCTCCTCCAATGGGTAA ATCAGTACCTGGGAAGTACGCCTGTGGGCTCTGGGGTCTATCGCCTACATCAAGGAAAAG GTATGATGCCGCCGCCGCCTATGGGCATGATGCCACCACCGCCGCCACCTCCCAGTgggcagcccccgcccccgccctctgGTCCTCTTCCCCCatggcaacagcagcagcagcagcctccgCCACCCCCTCCGCCCAGCAGCAGTATGGCTTCCAGTACCCCCTTGCCATGGCAGCAAA GATCCCTCCCCGCGGCGGCGATGGCCCGAGCCATGAGAGTGAGGACTTTCCGCGCCCATTGGTGACCCTTCCAGGCAGACAGCCTCAGCAGCGCCCCTGGTGGACAGGATGGTTCGGCAAAGCAGCCTGA
- the SF1 gene encoding splicing factor 1 isoform X9 has translation MATGANATPLDFPSKKRKRSRWNQDTMEQKTVIPGMPTVIPPGLTREQERAYIVQLQIEDLTRKLRTGDLGIPPNPEDRSPSPEPIYNSEGKRLNTREFRTRKKLEEERHNLITEMVALNPDFKPPADYKPPATRVSDKVMIPQDEYPEINFVGLLIGPRGNTLKNIEKECNAKIMIRGKGSVKEGKVGRKDGQMLPGEDEPLHALVTANTMENVKKAVEQIRNILKQGIETPEDQNDLRKMQLRELARLNGTLREDDNRILRPWQSSETRSITNTTVCTKCGGAGHIASDCKFQRPGDPQSAQDKARMDKEYLSLMAELGEAPVPASVGSTSGPASTPLASAPRPAAPANNPPPPSLMSTTQSRPPWMNSGPSESRPYHGMHGGGPGGPGGGPHSFPHPLPSLTGGHGGHPMQHNPNGPPPPWMQPPPPPMNQGPHPPGHHGPPPMVPGKYACGLWGLSPTSRKRYDAAAAYGHDATTAATSQWAAPAPALWSSSPMATAAAAASATPSAQQQYGFQYPLAMAAKYDDYHHERWHRVHPAMATAAGGCRSFSRSPSDARQPHYGAPAPRGPAASAARGPSPSAASATWFRHDVCPAPSSSASHGPF, from the exons ATGGCGACGGGAGCGAACGCCACGCCGCTGG ACTTCCCCAGTAAGAAGCGGAAGAGGAGCCGCTGGAACCAAGACACAATGGAACAGAAGACAGTGATTCCAGGAATGCCTACAGTTATCCCCCCTGGACTTACTCGGGAACAAGAAAGAGCTTATATAG TGCAACTGCAGATAGAAGACCTGACTCGTAAACTGCGCACAGGAGACCTGGGCATCCCCCCTAACCCTGAGGACAG GTCCCCTTCCCCCGAGCCCATCTACAACAGTGAGGGGAAGCGGCTTAACACCCGAGAGTTCCGCACCCGGAAAAAACTCGAAGAGGAACGGCACAACCTCATCACAGAGATGGTTGCTCTCAACCCTGATTTCAAGCCACCTGCAGATTACAA ACCTCCAGCAACACGTGTGAGTGATAAAGTAATGATTCCACAAGATGAATATCCGGAAATCAACTTCGTGGGGCTGCTAATTGGGCCCAG AGGGAACACCCTGAAGAACATAGAGAAGGAGTGCAACGCCAAGATTATGATCCGGGGGAAAGGGTCTGTGAAAGAAGGGAAGGTTGGGCGCAAAGATGGCCAGATGTTGCCGGGAGAAGATGAGCCACTTCATGCCCTGGTCACTGCCAATACAATGGAGAATGTCAAAAAGGCAGTAGAGCAG ATCAGAAACATCCTGAAACAGGGTATCGAGACCCCAGAGGACCAGAACGATCTACGGAAGATGCAGCTTCGGGAGTTGGCTCGCTTGAATGGGACCCTTCGGGAAGATGATAACAG GATCTTAAGACCCTGGCAGAGCTCAGAGACCCGCAGCATCACCAACACCACAGTGTGTACCAAGTGTGGAGGGGCTGGCCACATAGCATCAGATTGCAAATTCCAAAG GCCAGGTGACCCCCAGTCAGCTCAGGATAAAGCACGGATGGATAAAGAATACTTGTCCCTCATGGCTGAACTGGGTGAAGCGCCTGTACCAGCATCTGTGGGCTCCACCTCTGGGCCAGCCTCCACACCCCTGGCCAGTGCACCTCGGCCTGCTGCTCCTGCCAACAACCCTCCTCCACCG TCTCTTATGTCTACTACCCAGAGCCGCCCGCCCTGGATGAATTCTGGCCCTTCAGAGAGTCGGCCCTACCATGGCATGCACGGAGGTGGTCCTGGCGGGCCTGGAGGCGGCCCCCATAGCTTCCCACACCCATTACCTAGCCTGACAGGTGGGCATGGTGGACATCCCATGCAGCACAACCCTAACGGACCCCCACCCCCTTGGatgcagccaccaccaccaccgatGAACCAGGGCCCCCACCCACCTGGGCACCATGGCCCTCCTCCAATGG TACCTGGGAAGTACGCCTGTGGGCTCTGGGGTCTATCGCCTACATCAAGGAAAAG GTATGATGCCGCCGCCGCCTATGGGCATGATGCCACCACCGCCGCCACCTCCCAGTgggcagcccccgcccccgccctctgGTCCTCTTCCCCCatggcaacagcagcagcagcagcctccgCCACCCCCTCCGCCCAGCAGCAGTATGGCTTCCAGTACCCCCTTGCCATGGCAGCAAA ATACGACGACTACCACCACGAGCGCTGGCACAGGGTCCATCCCGCCATGGCAACAGCAGCAGGCGGCTGCCGCAGCTTCTCCAGGAGCCCCTCAGATGCAAGGCAACCCCACTATGGTGCCCCTGCCCCCCGGGGTCCAGCCGCCTCTGCCGCCCGGGGCCCCTCCCCCTCCGCCGCCTCCGCCACCTGGTTCCGGCATGATGTatgccccgccccctcctcctccgcctcccatGGACCCTTCTAA
- the SF1 gene encoding splicing factor 1 isoform X6, with the protein MATGANATPLDFPSKKRKRSRWNQDTMEQKTVIPGMPTVIPPGLTREQERAYIVQLQIEDLTRKLRTGDLGIPPNPEDRSPSPEPIYNSEGKRLNTREFRTRKKLEEERHNLITEMVALNPDFKPPADYKPPATRVSDKVMIPQDEYPEINFVGLLIGPRGNTLKNIEKECNAKIMIRGKGSVKEGKVGRKDGQMLPGEDEPLHALVTANTMENVKKAVEQIRNILKQGIETPEDQNDLRKMQLRELARLNGTLREDDNRILRPWQSSETRSITNTTVCTKCGGAGHIASDCKFQRPGDPQSAQDKARMDKEYLSLMAELGEAPVPASVGSTSGPASTPLASAPRPAAPANNPPPPSLMSTTQSRPPWMNSGPSESRPYHGMHGGGPGGPGGGPHSFPHPLPSLTGGHGGHPMQHNPNGPPPPWMQPPPPPMNQGPHPPGHHGPPPMDQYLGSTPVGSGVYRLHQGKGMMPPPPMGMMPPPPPPPSGQPPPPPSGPLPPWQQQQQQPPPPPPPSSSMASSTPLPWQQNTTTTTTSAGTGSIPPWQQQQAAAAASPGAPQMQGNPTMVPLPPGVQPPLPPGAPPPPPPPPPGSGMMIPPRGGDGPSHESEDFPRPLVTLPGRQPQQRPWWTGWFGKAA; encoded by the exons ATGGCGACGGGAGCGAACGCCACGCCGCTGG ACTTCCCCAGTAAGAAGCGGAAGAGGAGCCGCTGGAACCAAGACACAATGGAACAGAAGACAGTGATTCCAGGAATGCCTACAGTTATCCCCCCTGGACTTACTCGGGAACAAGAAAGAGCTTATATAG TGCAACTGCAGATAGAAGACCTGACTCGTAAACTGCGCACAGGAGACCTGGGCATCCCCCCTAACCCTGAGGACAG GTCCCCTTCCCCCGAGCCCATCTACAACAGTGAGGGGAAGCGGCTTAACACCCGAGAGTTCCGCACCCGGAAAAAACTCGAAGAGGAACGGCACAACCTCATCACAGAGATGGTTGCTCTCAACCCTGATTTCAAGCCACCTGCAGATTACAA ACCTCCAGCAACACGTGTGAGTGATAAAGTAATGATTCCACAAGATGAATATCCGGAAATCAACTTCGTGGGGCTGCTAATTGGGCCCAG AGGGAACACCCTGAAGAACATAGAGAAGGAGTGCAACGCCAAGATTATGATCCGGGGGAAAGGGTCTGTGAAAGAAGGGAAGGTTGGGCGCAAAGATGGCCAGATGTTGCCGGGAGAAGATGAGCCACTTCATGCCCTGGTCACTGCCAATACAATGGAGAATGTCAAAAAGGCAGTAGAGCAG ATCAGAAACATCCTGAAACAGGGTATCGAGACCCCAGAGGACCAGAACGATCTACGGAAGATGCAGCTTCGGGAGTTGGCTCGCTTGAATGGGACCCTTCGGGAAGATGATAACAG GATCTTAAGACCCTGGCAGAGCTCAGAGACCCGCAGCATCACCAACACCACAGTGTGTACCAAGTGTGGAGGGGCTGGCCACATAGCATCAGATTGCAAATTCCAAAG GCCAGGTGACCCCCAGTCAGCTCAGGATAAAGCACGGATGGATAAAGAATACTTGTCCCTCATGGCTGAACTGGGTGAAGCGCCTGTACCAGCATCTGTGGGCTCCACCTCTGGGCCAGCCTCCACACCCCTGGCCAGTGCACCTCGGCCTGCTGCTCCTGCCAACAACCCTCCTCCACCG TCTCTTATGTCTACTACCCAGAGCCGCCCGCCCTGGATGAATTCTGGCCCTTCAGAGAGTCGGCCCTACCATGGCATGCACGGAGGTGGTCCTGGCGGGCCTGGAGGCGGCCCCCATAGCTTCCCACACCCATTACCTAGCCTGACAGGTGGGCATGGTGGACATCCCATGCAGCACAACCCTAACGGACCCCCACCCCCTTGGatgcagccaccaccaccaccgatGAACCAGGGCCCCCACCCACCTGGGCACCATGGCCCTCCTCCAATGG ATCAGTACCTGGGAAGTACGCCTGTGGGCTCTGGGGTCTATCGCCTACATCAAGGAAAAG GTATGATGCCGCCGCCGCCTATGGGCATGATGCCACCACCGCCGCCACCTCCCAGTgggcagcccccgcccccgccctctgGTCCTCTTCCCCCatggcaacagcagcagcagcagcctccgCCACCCCCTCCGCCCAGCAGCAGTATGGCTTCCAGTACCCCCTTGCCATGGCAGCAAA ATACGACGACTACCACCACGAGCGCTGGCACAGGGTCCATCCCGCCATGGCAACAGCAGCAGGCGGCTGCCGCAGCTTCTCCAGGAGCCCCTCAGATGCAAGGCAACCCCACTATGGTGCCCCTGCCCCCCGGGGTCCAGCCGCCTCTGCCGCCCGGGGCCCCTCCCCCTCCGCCGCCTCCGCCACCTGGTTCCGGCATGAT GATCCCTCCCCGCGGCGGCGATGGCCCGAGCCATGAGAGTGAGGACTTTCCGCGCCCATTGGTGACCCTTCCAGGCAGACAGCCTCAGCAGCGCCCCTGGTGGACAGGATGGTTCGGCAAAGCAGCCTGA
- the SF1 gene encoding splicing factor 1 isoform X12, whose translation MATGANATPLDFPSKKRKRSRWNQDTMEQKTVIPGMPTVIPPGLTREQERAYIVQLQIEDLTRKLRTGDLGIPPNPEDRSPSPEPIYNSEGKRLNTREFRTRKKLEEERHNLITEMVALNPDFKPPADYKPPATRVSDKVMIPQDEYPEINFVGLLIGPRGNTLKNIEKECNAKIMIRGKGSVKEGKVGRKDGQMLPGEDEPLHALVTANTMENVKKAVEQIRNILKQGIETPEDQNDLRKMQLRELARLNGTLREDDNRILRPWQSSETRSITNTTVCTKCGGAGHIASDCKFQRPGDPQSAQDKARMDKEYLSLMAELGEAPVPASVGSTSGPASTPLASAPRPAAPANNPPPPSLMSTTQSRPPWMNSGPSESRPYHGMHGGGPGGPGGGPHSFPHPLPSLTGGHGGHPMQHNPNGPPPPWMQPPPPPMNQGPHPPGHHGPPPMDQYLGSTPVGSGVYRLHQGKGMMPPPPMGMMPPPPPPPSGQPPPPPSGPLPPWQQQQQQPPPPPPPSSSMASSTPLPWQQRSLPAAAMARAMRVRTFRAHW comes from the exons ATGGCGACGGGAGCGAACGCCACGCCGCTGG ACTTCCCCAGTAAGAAGCGGAAGAGGAGCCGCTGGAACCAAGACACAATGGAACAGAAGACAGTGATTCCAGGAATGCCTACAGTTATCCCCCCTGGACTTACTCGGGAACAAGAAAGAGCTTATATAG TGCAACTGCAGATAGAAGACCTGACTCGTAAACTGCGCACAGGAGACCTGGGCATCCCCCCTAACCCTGAGGACAG GTCCCCTTCCCCCGAGCCCATCTACAACAGTGAGGGGAAGCGGCTTAACACCCGAGAGTTCCGCACCCGGAAAAAACTCGAAGAGGAACGGCACAACCTCATCACAGAGATGGTTGCTCTCAACCCTGATTTCAAGCCACCTGCAGATTACAA ACCTCCAGCAACACGTGTGAGTGATAAAGTAATGATTCCACAAGATGAATATCCGGAAATCAACTTCGTGGGGCTGCTAATTGGGCCCAG AGGGAACACCCTGAAGAACATAGAGAAGGAGTGCAACGCCAAGATTATGATCCGGGGGAAAGGGTCTGTGAAAGAAGGGAAGGTTGGGCGCAAAGATGGCCAGATGTTGCCGGGAGAAGATGAGCCACTTCATGCCCTGGTCACTGCCAATACAATGGAGAATGTCAAAAAGGCAGTAGAGCAG ATCAGAAACATCCTGAAACAGGGTATCGAGACCCCAGAGGACCAGAACGATCTACGGAAGATGCAGCTTCGGGAGTTGGCTCGCTTGAATGGGACCCTTCGGGAAGATGATAACAG GATCTTAAGACCCTGGCAGAGCTCAGAGACCCGCAGCATCACCAACACCACAGTGTGTACCAAGTGTGGAGGGGCTGGCCACATAGCATCAGATTGCAAATTCCAAAG GCCAGGTGACCCCCAGTCAGCTCAGGATAAAGCACGGATGGATAAAGAATACTTGTCCCTCATGGCTGAACTGGGTGAAGCGCCTGTACCAGCATCTGTGGGCTCCACCTCTGGGCCAGCCTCCACACCCCTGGCCAGTGCACCTCGGCCTGCTGCTCCTGCCAACAACCCTCCTCCACCG TCTCTTATGTCTACTACCCAGAGCCGCCCGCCCTGGATGAATTCTGGCCCTTCAGAGAGTCGGCCCTACCATGGCATGCACGGAGGTGGTCCTGGCGGGCCTGGAGGCGGCCCCCATAGCTTCCCACACCCATTACCTAGCCTGACAGGTGGGCATGGTGGACATCCCATGCAGCACAACCCTAACGGACCCCCACCCCCTTGGatgcagccaccaccaccaccgatGAACCAGGGCCCCCACCCACCTGGGCACCATGGCCCTCCTCCAATGG ATCAGTACCTGGGAAGTACGCCTGTGGGCTCTGGGGTCTATCGCCTACATCAAGGAAAAG GTATGATGCCGCCGCCGCCTATGGGCATGATGCCACCACCGCCGCCACCTCCCAGTgggcagcccccgcccccgccctctgGTCCTCTTCCCCCatggcaacagcagcagcagcagcctccgCCACCCCCTCCGCCCAGCAGCAGTATGGCTTCCAGTACCCCCTTGCCATGGCAGCAAA GATCCCTCCCCGCGGCGGCGATGGCCCGAGCCATGAGAGTGAGGACTTTCCGCGCCCATTGGTGA
- the SF1 gene encoding splicing factor 1 isoform X3, giving the protein MATGANATPLGKLGPPGLPPLPGPKGGFEPGPPSAPGAGLLAPGPPPPPPVGSMGALTAAFPFAALPPPPPPPPPPPPPQQQPPPPPSPGTSYPPPQPPPPPPLYQRVSPPQPPPPLQPPRQDQQPGPAGGGGDFPSKKRKRSRWNQDTMEQKTVIPGMPTVIPPGLTREQERAYIVQLQIEDLTRKLRTGDLGIPPNPEDRSPSPEPIYNSEGKRLNTREFRTRKKLEEERHNLITEMVALNPDFKPPADYKPPATRVSDKVMIPQDEYPEINFVGLLIGPRGNTLKNIEKECNAKIMIRGKGSVKEGKVGRKDGQMLPGEDEPLHALVTANTMENVKKAVEQIRNILKQGIETPEDQNDLRKMQLRELARLNGTLREDDNRILRPWQSSETRSITNTTVCTKCGGAGHIASDCKFQRPGDPQSAQDKARMDKEYLSLMAELGEAPVPASVGSTSGPASTPLASAPRPAAPANNPPPPSLMSTTQSRPPWMNSGPSESRPYHGMHGGGPGGPGGGPHSFPHPLPSLTGGHGGHPMQHNPNGPPPPWMQPPPPPMNQGPHPPGHHGPPPMDQYLGSTPVGSGVYRLHQGKGMMPPPPMGMMPPPPPPPSGQPPPPPSGPLPPWQQQQQQPPPPPPPSSSMASSTPLPWQQRSLPAAAMARAMRVRTFRAHW; this is encoded by the exons ATGGCGACGGGAGCGAACGCCACGCCGCTGGGTAAGCTCGGCCCCCCCGGCCTCCCTCCGCTTCCCGGGCCCAAAGGGGGCTTCGAACCGGGGCCTCCATCTGCGCCTGGGGCGGGGCTGCTGGCGCCtgggccgccgccgcccccgcccgtGGGCTCAATGGGGGCCCTGACCGCGGCCTTCCCCTTCGCGGCgttgccgccgccgcctccgccgccgccgccccccccacctccgcagcagcagccgccgccgccgccgtcccCCGGCACCTCGTACCCGCCGCCGCAGCCGCCCCCTCCGCCGCCGCTCTACCAGCGCGTGtcgccgccgcagccgccgccgccactCCAGCCGCCGCGTCAGGACCAGCAGCCGGGCCCGGCCGGCGGCGGAGGAG ACTTCCCCAGTAAGAAGCGGAAGAGGAGCCGCTGGAACCAAGACACAATGGAACAGAAGACAGTGATTCCAGGAATGCCTACAGTTATCCCCCCTGGACTTACTCGGGAACAAGAAAGAGCTTATATAG TGCAACTGCAGATAGAAGACCTGACTCGTAAACTGCGCACAGGAGACCTGGGCATCCCCCCTAACCCTGAGGACAG GTCCCCTTCCCCCGAGCCCATCTACAACAGTGAGGGGAAGCGGCTTAACACCCGAGAGTTCCGCACCCGGAAAAAACTCGAAGAGGAACGGCACAACCTCATCACAGAGATGGTTGCTCTCAACCCTGATTTCAAGCCACCTGCAGATTACAA ACCTCCAGCAACACGTGTGAGTGATAAAGTAATGATTCCACAAGATGAATATCCGGAAATCAACTTCGTGGGGCTGCTAATTGGGCCCAG AGGGAACACCCTGAAGAACATAGAGAAGGAGTGCAACGCCAAGATTATGATCCGGGGGAAAGGGTCTGTGAAAGAAGGGAAGGTTGGGCGCAAAGATGGCCAGATGTTGCCGGGAGAAGATGAGCCACTTCATGCCCTGGTCACTGCCAATACAATGGAGAATGTCAAAAAGGCAGTAGAGCAG ATCAGAAACATCCTGAAACAGGGTATCGAGACCCCAGAGGACCAGAACGATCTACGGAAGATGCAGCTTCGGGAGTTGGCTCGCTTGAATGGGACCCTTCGGGAAGATGATAACAG GATCTTAAGACCCTGGCAGAGCTCAGAGACCCGCAGCATCACCAACACCACAGTGTGTACCAAGTGTGGAGGGGCTGGCCACATAGCATCAGATTGCAAATTCCAAAG GCCAGGTGACCCCCAGTCAGCTCAGGATAAAGCACGGATGGATAAAGAATACTTGTCCCTCATGGCTGAACTGGGTGAAGCGCCTGTACCAGCATCTGTGGGCTCCACCTCTGGGCCAGCCTCCACACCCCTGGCCAGTGCACCTCGGCCTGCTGCTCCTGCCAACAACCCTCCTCCACCG TCTCTTATGTCTACTACCCAGAGCCGCCCGCCCTGGATGAATTCTGGCCCTTCAGAGAGTCGGCCCTACCATGGCATGCACGGAGGTGGTCCTGGCGGGCCTGGAGGCGGCCCCCATAGCTTCCCACACCCATTACCTAGCCTGACAGGTGGGCATGGTGGACATCCCATGCAGCACAACCCTAACGGACCCCCACCCCCTTGGatgcagccaccaccaccaccgatGAACCAGGGCCCCCACCCACCTGGGCACCATGGCCCTCCTCCAATGG ATCAGTACCTGGGAAGTACGCCTGTGGGCTCTGGGGTCTATCGCCTACATCAAGGAAAAG GTATGATGCCGCCGCCGCCTATGGGCATGATGCCACCACCGCCGCCACCTCCCAGTgggcagcccccgcccccgccctctgGTCCTCTTCCCCCatggcaacagcagcagcagcagcctccgCCACCCCCTCCGCCCAGCAGCAGTATGGCTTCCAGTACCCCCTTGCCATGGCAGCAAA GATCCCTCCCCGCGGCGGCGATGGCCCGAGCCATGAGAGTGAGGACTTTCCGCGCCCATTGGTGA
- the SF1 gene encoding splicing factor 1 isoform X11, which translates to MATGANATPLDFPSKKRKRSRWNQDTMEQKTVIPGMPTVIPPGLTREQERAYIVQLQIEDLTRKLRTGDLGIPPNPEDRSPSPEPIYNSEGKRLNTREFRTRKKLEEERHNLITEMVALNPDFKPPADYKPPATRVSDKVMIPQDEYPEINFVGLLIGPRGNTLKNIEKECNAKIMIRGKGSVKEGKVGRKDGQMLPGEDEPLHALVTANTMENVKKAVEQIRNILKQGIETPEDQNDLRKMQLRELARLNGTLREDDNRILRPWQSSETRSITNTTVCTKCGGAGHIASDCKFQRPGDPQSAQDKARMDKEYLSLMAELGEAPVPASVGSTSGPASTPLASAPRPAAPANNPPPPSLMSTTQSRPPWMNSGPSESRPYHGMHGGGPGGPGGGPHSFPHPLPSLTGGHGGHPMQHNPNGPPPPWMQPPPPPMNQGPHPPGHHGPPPMVPGKYACGLWGLSPTSRKRYDAAAAYGHDATTAATSQWAAPAPALWSSSPMATAAAAASATPSAQQQYGFQYPLAMAAKIPPRGGDGPSHESEDFPRPLVTLPGRQPQQRPWWTGWFGKAA; encoded by the exons ATGGCGACGGGAGCGAACGCCACGCCGCTGG ACTTCCCCAGTAAGAAGCGGAAGAGGAGCCGCTGGAACCAAGACACAATGGAACAGAAGACAGTGATTCCAGGAATGCCTACAGTTATCCCCCCTGGACTTACTCGGGAACAAGAAAGAGCTTATATAG TGCAACTGCAGATAGAAGACCTGACTCGTAAACTGCGCACAGGAGACCTGGGCATCCCCCCTAACCCTGAGGACAG GTCCCCTTCCCCCGAGCCCATCTACAACAGTGAGGGGAAGCGGCTTAACACCCGAGAGTTCCGCACCCGGAAAAAACTCGAAGAGGAACGGCACAACCTCATCACAGAGATGGTTGCTCTCAACCCTGATTTCAAGCCACCTGCAGATTACAA ACCTCCAGCAACACGTGTGAGTGATAAAGTAATGATTCCACAAGATGAATATCCGGAAATCAACTTCGTGGGGCTGCTAATTGGGCCCAG AGGGAACACCCTGAAGAACATAGAGAAGGAGTGCAACGCCAAGATTATGATCCGGGGGAAAGGGTCTGTGAAAGAAGGGAAGGTTGGGCGCAAAGATGGCCAGATGTTGCCGGGAGAAGATGAGCCACTTCATGCCCTGGTCACTGCCAATACAATGGAGAATGTCAAAAAGGCAGTAGAGCAG ATCAGAAACATCCTGAAACAGGGTATCGAGACCCCAGAGGACCAGAACGATCTACGGAAGATGCAGCTTCGGGAGTTGGCTCGCTTGAATGGGACCCTTCGGGAAGATGATAACAG GATCTTAAGACCCTGGCAGAGCTCAGAGACCCGCAGCATCACCAACACCACAGTGTGTACCAAGTGTGGAGGGGCTGGCCACATAGCATCAGATTGCAAATTCCAAAG GCCAGGTGACCCCCAGTCAGCTCAGGATAAAGCACGGATGGATAAAGAATACTTGTCCCTCATGGCTGAACTGGGTGAAGCGCCTGTACCAGCATCTGTGGGCTCCACCTCTGGGCCAGCCTCCACACCCCTGGCCAGTGCACCTCGGCCTGCTGCTCCTGCCAACAACCCTCCTCCACCG TCTCTTATGTCTACTACCCAGAGCCGCCCGCCCTGGATGAATTCTGGCCCTTCAGAGAGTCGGCCCTACCATGGCATGCACGGAGGTGGTCCTGGCGGGCCTGGAGGCGGCCCCCATAGCTTCCCACACCCATTACCTAGCCTGACAGGTGGGCATGGTGGACATCCCATGCAGCACAACCCTAACGGACCCCCACCCCCTTGGatgcagccaccaccaccaccgatGAACCAGGGCCCCCACCCACCTGGGCACCATGGCCCTCCTCCAATGG TACCTGGGAAGTACGCCTGTGGGCTCTGGGGTCTATCGCCTACATCAAGGAAAAG GTATGATGCCGCCGCCGCCTATGGGCATGATGCCACCACCGCCGCCACCTCCCAGTgggcagcccccgcccccgccctctgGTCCTCTTCCCCCatggcaacagcagcagcagcagcctccgCCACCCCCTCCGCCCAGCAGCAGTATGGCTTCCAGTACCCCCTTGCCATGGCAGCAAA GATCCCTCCCCGCGGCGGCGATGGCCCGAGCCATGAGAGTGAGGACTTTCCGCGCCCATTGGTGACCCTTCCAGGCAGACAGCCTCAGCAGCGCCCCTGGTGGACAGGATGGTTCGGCAAAGCAGCCTGA